The genomic region GGCGGGCGCGAGCGGCGGCGCGGTCACGGCGAGACCGCCGAGCAGCAGCGCCACCCAGACCACACCGATGGCCAGCTGCGGCACCGCCTCGCGCATGGCGTTGGCCAGCCGGTCGATGTCCGTGGTGATCCGGGACAGCAGATCGCCCGTCCCGGCCCGCTCCAGGACGCCCGGCGGCAGCCCCACCGACCGTACGAGGAAGTCCTCGCGCAGGTCGGCCAGCATCCGCTCGCCGAGTATGGCGCCCCGCAGCCGCACCTGGCGTACGAACACGGCCTGGACCACCAGGGCGAGGACGAACAGCGCGGCGGTGCGCTCCATATGGAGTTCGCGTGCCGCCGCCGTGCCGTCGGAGACGCGCTGGACGAGCGACCCCAGCAGATAGGGGCCCACCATCGAGGTGACGACAGCGACCGTGTTGACGGTGATGAGCAGGAGGAAGGCACGGCGGTGCCGTTGGAACAGTTCGGCCACGTAGGCGCGTACGGTCGCGGGGGCGCCGACGGGCAGGGTCTCTGCGGTCGTCGGGGCCGCCGGATCGTAGGCCGGTGGCGCCACGCCGATCATGCGGTCTCCTCGATTTCTTCCAGTTCTGGCAGGTGGCCGAGTTCGTGGGCGGCGGCCTCGTCGTCGGTCTCACGGGTCACCACGGCCCGGTACCGGGGCTCGCTGTGCAGCAGCTCGCGGTGTATGCCGACCGCCGCGACCTCGTCCTCGTGGACGAGCACGACCCGGTCCGCGTGGTCGAGGAGCAGCGGTGACGAGGTGAACACCACCGTCGTGCGGCCGTGGCGCAGGGACCGGATGCCGTCGGCGACGCGTGCCTCGGTGTGCGAGTCGACCGCGGACGTCGGTTCGTCCAGGACGAGCACCTCCGGGTCCGTGATCAGCGACCGGGCCAGCGCGAGCCGCTGGCGCTGGCCGCCCGACAGGGAGCGGCCGCGTTCGGTGATCCGGGCGTCCATCGGGTCGTCGGCGTCCAGCGACCCCTGGGCGAGCGCGTCCAGGACGTCGCCGCACTGCGCGGCGGCCAGTGCCTTCTCGGGACTGACCTCCCCCGAGGCGGGCACGTCGAGCAGCTCGCGCAGGGTGCCGGAGAGCAGAACCGGGTCCTTGTCCTGGACGAGGACGGCACTGCGGGCCGAGTCGAGCGGCAGCTCGTCCAGCGGCACGCCGCCGACCAGCGCCGACGGCAGCTCCGAGGAGTCCGCCGCGTGACCGCCGAGCCGCTCCGCCAGCGCACCCGCCGCGTCCGGGTCACCGCACACCACGGCGGTGAGCCGCCCCGCGGGCGCGAGCAGCCCGGTCGCGGGGTCGTACAGGTCCCCGGCCGGTACGACGGCCTCGCGCGACCCCTCGCCGTCCGTCGCCCGCTCCAGCGACAGCACCCGGGCGGCGCGTTTCGCGGACGGCCGGGAGAAGGAGTAGGCCATGGCGATCTCCTCGAAGTGACGGAGCGGATAGGTGAGCAGCATGACGGCGCTGTACACGGTGACCAGTTCACCGACGGTGATCCGGCCGTCCCGGGCCAGGTTCACGCCGTGCCAGACGACGACGATCAGCAGCAGTCCGGGCAGCAGTACCTGGATCGCGGAGATCAGTGCCCACATACGGGCGCTGCGCACGGCCGCGTGCCGGACCTCCTGCGAGGCACGGCGGTACCGGTCGAGGAACAGCTCCTCGCCGCCGATGCCGCGCAGCACGCGCAGCCCCGCGACGGTGTCCGAGGCGAGTTCCGTGGCGCGGCCCGCCTTCTCGCGCTGGCAGTCGGCACGCCGGGTCGCCCGGGGAAGCAGCGGCAGCACCGCGAGCGCCAGCACGGGCATGCCCACGGCGACGACGATGCCGAGCGCCGGCTGGTAGACGACCAGGGCGACACAGACGAACACGATCGTCACCGCCGCCGCGGTGAACCGCGATACGGCCTCGACGAACCAGCCGATCTTCTCCACGTCGCCGGTCGAGACCGCGACGACCTCACCGGCCGCCACGCGCCGCGTCAGCGCGGAGCCCAGCAGGGCGGTCCTGCGCGCCAGGAGCTGCTGGACGCGCGCGGCCGCTGTGATCCAGTTGGTGACCGCGACCCGGTGGAGCATGGTGTCGCCCAGCGCGATACCGACCCCGCACAGCGCGAGCAGCCCGCCCGCCAGGCCGAGCCGCGCACCGGAGCGGTCCACGACGGCCTGGACGGCGAAGCCCACACAGAAGGGCAGCCCGGACACGGACATGAAGTGCAGCAGACCCCAGGCCAGGGCCTTCACCTGTCCGCCGAGCTGATTCCGGCCGAGCCACACCAGGAACCGGGGACCCGAGCGTGCGTCCGGCACACCCGGGTCGGGATACGGAAGGTCTTGAATCTGCATGACGTCCCAGGGGCTCGTAGAAGGGGGTGGGGGAGGCAACAAACCGTGAAAGGTTCGCGTCACAGCGTGTCCGCAGGCAAACGGTTTTCCGCCGCGAGGCAAAGATTCGGCCCGGACCATCCGCATATGGGCCGGAAGCCGAGGGGCCGGACACAATAGTCCGGATCGTGGTGCGACGATGGATCGATGCGAATAGGCGGTGCGATGCGCACGACGGCCACGGCCGCGGTGTCCGGTGCCCTTCTGATGTCCCTGGCGGCCTGCGGCGGTTCCGGCGGCGGGAGCGGGAAGAAGGGCGACGGGCGGACGGACGACCCCGACCGGCCCGAGCAGGCGCGCACCGTCGACCTCAAGCGCATCCCCGGCGTCGGGGACACCCTGCGCAAGCAGATTCCCGCCGACTCCCGCCAGGTCGTGGCCGTCTACGGAGAGGGCGAGGACTCGGCGGACTCCACGATCGTCCTGTACACCAAGTCCGGCTCCACCTGGGACAAGACCCGCAGCTGGAAGGGCCACAACGGCAAGAAGGGCTGGACGACCAACCACCGGGAGAACGACAAACGCAGCCCCGTCGGGGTGTTCACGCTCAGCGACGCGGGCGGAGTACTCGCCGACCCCGGCGCCAAACTCCCGTACACCGAGTCCGCGGGCTTCCAGGCCCCGCACTACTGGGCCAAGTCGCACTGGAATGACTTCGACTACGTCATCGCCATCGACTACAACCGCGTCAAGGGCACCTCGCCCAACGACCCGGCCCGCCCCCAGGGCCAGTCCAAGGGCGGCAGTATCTGGCTGCACATGGACCACGGCAGCGGTACGTCGGCCTGCGTGAGCCTGCCCAAGTCCGGCATGGAGTACCTGCTGCGCACCCTCGACCCGGGCCGGCACCCGGTCGTAGTGATGGGCGACAAGGCGAACCTCAAAGCCGCCTGACCGCCCGTCACCGGCCACCACGCGCCCTCAGTAGTAGTGGCGAAGGGACGGCCACAACCGCGACCAAGGCTCCGTCGTCCCCGAGCACAACACCACGGCCGCGCCCTGCTCCTCGTTCTCCACCCCGTGCCCGTTGTCCACGCGTGCGACCCGACGGCAGCCGGTGAAGTACCGCTCGATGCCGTCCGCGTCCTCCTGCCGGACGAGGAGCACCGGTCCGTCGGCCGAGTCCGGCGGCGGGCCCCAGTCGGCGTAGCTCATATGGCCGGAGTAGGGCCGAGGCAGCCCGCGCGCGGGGCCGTAGCGGTCGAGGGCGCCCGCCTCGCCGTAGTTCTGCGTGAAGACCACGGCACGCGCCCGCTCACCCACGGGAATCGCTGACCAGCCCCTCGCGGTCGCGTCGGCCAGCGCGGGCCAACCCACCTGCTCGCCCTGCTCCTTGTTGAGCGCCATCGGCACGGCGAGTGAGTTCTTCGGCAGCACCGGGAGGGTGACCATCGCGTTGATCGCGACGGTCACGAGCACGGCCACCACGGGCCACGTACGGCCGTGCTGCCGCGTCCAGGCCAGAGCAGGCTCACAGCCCGCCGCGAGCAGCACGATCAGCAGCGGCACGACGTAGTACCCCTTGCCGCCCAGCGCCACGACCAGCACGCACAGCAGGGGGTACGCGACCGCTGCCGGACGAGCCCACCGCAGGGCCGGATCGCGCCAGAGCCGCAGCCAGCCCGCGACCCACACCGGCACGAACAGCGGGGACAGATAGATGAGTTGCTCGGGCACGAACAGGATCCGGTTCTCGGTTCCGTCGTCCGTGCCGATCCCCTCCGCGACCGTCAGTTGCGGCCAGCCGTGATCGGCCTGCCACCACAGGTTGGGCGCCGCCACCACGAGGGCGACGGCCACGCCGGCGAGCAGCCACGGGCTGCGCAGCACCCGCCGCGGACCCACGGCGAGTACGGCCGCCAGCAGCGCGACGACCAGGAGTGCCACGAGGTATTTGTTCAGCAGCCCGACCCCGACGCACAGGCCGATCGCAAGCCACCACCGCCCGTCGCCGGTGCGCAGCAGTCGCAGCACCAACCAGCAGATCAACAGCCAGGCCAGCAGGTCGAAGGTCGCGGTCGACACCATGTGCCCGACGGCCAACGGCTGCCCGGACACGCCCGCGAGCCCCGCCGCGACCACCTGTGTCCGCCGGTCGCCACCCAACTCCCGTGCGACGAGGGCGACCACGAGGACGGCGGCGACGAAGACGAGCGTCGCCGGGACCCGCAGCCCGACGGGGGAGTCCCCGAACAGCGTGGTGGCCGCCCGCGCGAGGAGCGGCGTCAGCGGCGGCTGGTCGACGTACCCCCAGGCCGGGCGATCGCCCGCCGCGAGGAAGTACAACTCGTCCCGGTGGTACCCGTATCGGCCGGACAGGATGGTGAGTACGGCGGCGAGGACTGCCGCCAGGACCGACACGGGACCGAGGGCGAAACGGGGTAACTCGCGCGGTGCGTCGTCCCGTTCCCGATCCATCGCGCCCCCTCGCCAATCGGTGCCACCACCGTACTGACGGTGTCCGCGTACTGACAGTGCCCGTTCGCATCAGGACCCGAGGACTCATTGCGGGCCGGGCCAACTCCCCGTAGAACACCGCTCATGAGAAGACAGATCATCATGTCCATGCTCGCCGGGGCGACCCTCGTGGCGAGCACCCTCCTCGGAGCGGCCCCCGCGCAATCGGCCGACGCGCCTGCCGAGTTCGGCACCGACTGGCACGACCCGGTCACCGTCGCCCCGCCGGTCACCCGACCGGACACCACGTCCTGCGAAGTCACCGTCGCCGAGGCCCGGTTCAAGGACTTTACGCCGTACAAGGGCACGTACACGCCCCCGAGCGGCTGCGGCGACCGCTGGAGCAAGGTCGTCCTGCGCCTCGACGGCAAGGTCAAGGGGCGGCAGTTCGACCGGCTCGGCTATCTGCACATCGGCGGAGTCGAGGTCCTCCGTACGTCCACCCCGCAGCCCTCGCCCGACGGCATCGAGTGGTCGGTGGAGAAGGACGTCACGCGCTACAGCGACACGTTCCGGGCAGGCCAAGGCGTCGAGATGCTCATCGGCAACGTCGTCGACGACACCTACACGGGCATCATCGACGTCAAAGTCACGCTCACCTTCTACGCGGCCGAGCCCGCCGCCACTCTCCACGCGGGCGAGCCCACCGCCAAGACGACCCCCGACCGCGTCCTCACCCTCCAGGACGGCACCCTCACCACACCCCGCAACAGTGAACGCATCGTCGCCGAGGTATACGCCACAGGGTCGGGCGGCGGCTGCGAGGAGTACTGGTATCTGACGGTGCCCGACGCCGCGCCGTACTCCTGCAAGGCCGGCGACGGCCCCTACCGCGAGGTGCAGATCAAGGTCGACGGCCGACTCGCGGGCATCGCGGCCCCGTTCCCGACCGTGTGGACCGGCGGCTGGTCCAACCCCTTCCTCTGGTACGTGATCCCGGGCCCGCGCGCCTTCGACATCAAGCCCGTCGAGTACGACCTGACACCGTTCGCGGGGCTGCTCAACGACGGCCGTCCGCACCGGATCGACGTCTCCGTAGTGGGCGTTCCCGAGGGGCAGAGCGGCTGGAGCACCCCGGTGAACGTCCTCGTCTGGCAGGACGCGAAGAGCGAGCACGTCACCGGGAAGCTCACCGCGCACAGGGCGGGAGACCTCGACAACTCCTCGACGTACACACCGGGTTCGGAGCACCGTCTGGACACCGTGGCCGGGCACCGGCTGACTGTGGCCGGGTACGTCGACACCTCGCACGGCCGCGTGAAGACCACCGTCGACCGCAGGCTGGCCAACACCTCCGTGCACCGCTGGACCAACGGCGAGAACACGGACGCGCTGAAGGGCACCTGGACCGACGACGAGACCGTCACCGTGGCCGGGCGCGGGCCCGCCAAGTCGGCCCGGACGCACCGCACCTACACCATGGACGGCACCACTGCCCTCGGCGCGGGCGACCGGCTGCGGACCGTGCTGTCGCTGGGGGACCGGGCCGCCGTCGTGGAGACGCGGGGCGGTCGGCGCACGGCGTGGTCCCGGCTCGACGACAGCTACGCGGGCGATGCCACGTATACGGCGAACGTGCCGCGCGACCAGCGTCACGCGGTCGGCACGACCAGCGAGCGCTACCGGCTGTACGGACCGGGCGGCTGTTACGACCGGAACCTGGTGACCGTGCAGGGGACGCTCACCGAGGACCGTAAGGGCTGCTGAATGTTCCGGTGTGGGGCGTGACACATCTTTCGATGATTTACACACCTGTCACGTTGAGGCCAACGGCGGTAGCAAACTCCCCCGATAGTGATCACCGCGGAATCCGCTTTCCGTATCCCAGAAGTCCCCCTGGAGGAGTGCCCGTGCCGCCGTCTGTACCGTCCCCGCCGCGACGCGTCGCACGCATACTGCGTACCTCACTGTTCGCGCAGGTCGCCTGCGCGCTCGTACTCGGAATCGTCGTCGGAAGGTTGTGGCCGGACACGGCCACGACCTTCCAGCCGCTCGGCGACGGCTTCGTGCGCCTCATCAAGACGGTGATCTCACCGCTCGTCTTCTGCGTGGTCGTCGTCGGCATCGCCAAGGCCGGCAACCTGAAGGCCTTCGGGCGGATCGGGCTCAAGGCCCTGATCTGGTTCGAGATCGCCTCCACGGCCGCGCTGCTCATCGGCCTGATCGCCGCCAACGTCTTCGCCCCCGGGTCGGGCATGAACGTCGACCCGTCGAAGCTCGACGCCTCGGCGGTCGACGACAAGACCGCCGGCGGTGCGTTGCCGTCTACCACCGAGTTCATCCTCAACGCGTTGCCGCAGAGCGCGGTCGGTGCCTTCGCCGAGAACTCGCTGCTGCAGGTCCTGGTGCTGGCCTGTCTGACGGGCGCCGCGCTGCTCCACCTCGGCCGCACCAAGGTGCCCGCGATCCTGCCGGCCATCGAGCAGGTCCAGGAGATCATCTTCGCGATCGTCGGCTTCGTCATGAAGCTCGCGCCGCTCGCCGTCTTCGGCGCGATGGTCCACCTGGTGGGGGAGTACGGCCTCGGGGTCATGAAGACGTACGGCAAGCTCATCATCCTCTGCTACGCCGTGGCGGCAGTCTTCCTCGTGCTCCTCGGGGTCGCGTTGAAGCTGGTCACCGGGCTCAGCCTGTGGAAGTTCGTCCGCTATTCGCGTGCGGAGTTGCTGCTCGCGCTCGGCACCGCGTCCAGCGAGACGGTCATGCCCCGCATGATGCAGAAGCTCCGTCAGGCGGGTGCCCGTGACGACGCGGTGGGTCTGGTGCTGCCGACGGGGTACTCCTTCAACCTCGACGGCGCCTCGATCTACCTCTCCATCGGCACGCTGTTCATCGCGCAGGCCGTGGGTGTCGACCTCAGCCTGAGCCAGCAGATCACCGTGATCCTGGTGCTCATGCTGACCAGCAAGGGCATGGCAGGCATCCCGGGTTCGGCCTTCCTCGCACTGTCGGCGACCGCCTCCTCGCTCGGCGCCATCCCCGCCGGGGCCGTTGCCCTGCTGCTCGGCGTCGACCGCATCATGGACTCGATGCGCGTCGTCACCAACCTCCTCGGCAACTGCGTCGCCGTCTTCGCCGTCTCCCGCTGGGAGGGCGCCCTGGACATGGACCGGGCGAAGAAGATGCTCGACGGCGAGATCGCGTTCGTGGAGGAGGACGTGGAGGAGGACGTGGAGCAGGACGGGAGCAAGCCCAAGACGGACGTGCCCGCTCAGACAGCGCGTGCGGATGCGCCGGGCAAGGGCGAGGAGTCCGCAGGAACGGCGGAGGAACCCGCCGAGGCCAAGGCCACGGCCTCGTTGGCCAAGGGGTCCGCAGGCGGGGCGAGTTGAGAGCGGGGCCCGGCGCACCCGCTCGACGCCGGGCCCCACGCCCTCATCCCGTAGGACTGGCCGCCCGGAAGACTGGCCCTCGTAGCTCCTGCCCCTGAGACTTCTCTCAACGCAGCAGCTCCTGCCCCCCCGTCCGGACCGAGCGCGGGACCGAACGTCGGGAGTAGCCCTCGGGGTTCTCGCCAGGTCCGGTGTCGCGTTCTCGTTGTGCTCCGGACCTTGGTCTTTGGACTTTCGGTTACGTACGTGACCGGGCGGAGCCCAGCGTGCGCGGACCGGCGCCCGCGCGGTCGGCGCCGACCAGGTCCGCAAGGCGGAGCGGAGTGTGCTTCGGCCCGGTCCGCGGAAAGAGTGGGCCTTCCTCGCCCCTCGGCGCCGCCCTCGGTCAGCAGTCGCGCTTCGGATCGTCGGCCACGGCCGTTCCGTCCATCAGCGTGTTCAGGAGCCCCCCGAGCACCTTGCGCTGGTCGTCCGTCAGTGGTGCCAGGATGTCCTCCGCCGCGGTGCGCCGCGCGGAGCGCAGCTCGCGGAGGGCCACGCGGCCGTCGTCCGTCAGCTCTATGCGGATCACCCGGCGGTTGGTGGGGTCCGGTACGCGACGCACCTTTCCGCTCGCCTCCAGACCGTCGACCAGTGTCGTCACGGCCCGGGGCACCACCTCCAGCCGCTCGGCCAGGTCGGCCATGCGCGGCGGCGAACCATAGTGCGCGAGGGTGCGCAGCAGCCGGGACTGGGCCGGAGTGATGCCGAGCCCGCGCTTCTCCAGATGACGCTTCTGGATGCGGTGCACTCGGCGCGTCAGCCGCAGCAACTGCTCGGCGAGCAGGCCGTCGGCGTCGGGGGTGTCCATGACGGGAACAATATCAGGACCACGTTCATTGTGAGTATAGGTAACAATGAGCTATGCTCCGTCAGTCATCATTCTCTCGCCATCCGTAGGAGCCCATGCCCCGCGACGAAATCACCTGGACACCGCCACCCGCCAAGGACGGACAGCCCCGGCAGGTGCGCCGCATTCTCAAGCTCTTCCGTCCCTACCGCGGCCGACTGGCCGTCGTCGGCCTCCTCGTCGGCGCCGCGTCCCTGGTCTCGGTCGCCACGCCCTTCCTGCTCAAGGAGATCCTCGACACCGCCATCCCGCAGGGCCGCACCGGCCTGCTGAGCCTGCTCGCGCTCGGCATGATCCTGAGTGCCGTGCTCGGCGGTGTCTTCGGTGTCCTGCAGACCCTCATCTCCACCACGGTCGGCCAGCGCGTCATGCACGACCTGCGGACCGCCGTGTATGGCCGCCTGCAGCGCATGTCGCTCGCCTTCTTCACCAGGACGCGCACGGGCGAGGTCCAGTCCCGCATCGCGAACGACATCGGTGGAATGCAGGCGACGGTCACGTCCACCGCCACCTCGCTCGTCTCCAACCTGACCGGTGTCGTCGCCACGATCGTCGCGATGGTCGCCCTGGACTGGCGGCTGACCGTCGTCTCGCTGCTCCTGCTGCCGGTGTTCGTGTGGATCAGCCGCCGCGTCGGCAATGAACGCAAGAAGATCACCACCGAGCGCCAGAAGCAGATGGCCGCCATGGCCGCCACCGTCACCGAGTCGCTTTCCGTCAGCGGCATCCTGCTCGGCCGCACGATGGGCCGCTCCGACTCGCTCACCCGCTCCTTCGCCGACGAGTCCGAGAGCCTCGTCGACCTGGAGGTCCGGTCGAACATGGCGGGCCGCTGGCGGATGGCCGTCATCGGGATCGTCATGGCCGCCATGCCGGCCGTTATTTATTGGGCAGCGGGTGTAGCGCTCCAATTCGGCGGCCCCGCCGTCTCCCTCGGCACGCTCGTCGCCTTCGTCTCGCTCCAGCAGGGCCTGTTCCGGCCGACCGTCAGCCTGCTGTCCACCGGCGTTCAGATCCAGACGTCGCTCGCCCTGTTCCAGCGCATCTTCGAGTACCTCGACCTGCCCATCGA from Streptomyces sp. NBC_00878 harbors:
- a CDS encoding ABC transporter ATP-binding protein, which produces MQIQDLPYPDPGVPDARSGPRFLVWLGRNQLGGQVKALAWGLLHFMSVSGLPFCVGFAVQAVVDRSGARLGLAGGLLALCGVGIALGDTMLHRVAVTNWITAAARVQQLLARRTALLGSALTRRVAAGEVVAVSTGDVEKIGWFVEAVSRFTAAAVTIVFVCVALVVYQPALGIVVAVGMPVLALAVLPLLPRATRRADCQREKAGRATELASDTVAGLRVLRGIGGEELFLDRYRRASQEVRHAAVRSARMWALISAIQVLLPGLLLIVVVWHGVNLARDGRITVGELVTVYSAVMLLTYPLRHFEEIAMAYSFSRPSAKRAARVLSLERATDGEGSREAVVPAGDLYDPATGLLAPAGRLTAVVCGDPDAAGALAERLGGHAADSSELPSALVGGVPLDELPLDSARSAVLVQDKDPVLLSGTLRELLDVPASGEVSPEKALAAAQCGDVLDALAQGSLDADDPMDARITERGRSLSGGQRQRLALARSLITDPEVLVLDEPTSAVDSHTEARVADGIRSLRHGRTTVVFTSSPLLLDHADRVVLVHEDEVAAVGIHRELLHSEPRYRAVVTRETDDEAAAHELGHLPELEEIEETA
- a CDS encoding L,D-transpeptidase family protein; the protein is MRTTATAAVSGALLMSLAACGGSGGGSGKKGDGRTDDPDRPEQARTVDLKRIPGVGDTLRKQIPADSRQVVAVYGEGEDSADSTIVLYTKSGSTWDKTRSWKGHNGKKGWTTNHRENDKRSPVGVFTLSDAGGVLADPGAKLPYTESAGFQAPHYWAKSHWNDFDYVIAIDYNRVKGTSPNDPARPQGQSKGGSIWLHMDHGSGTSACVSLPKSGMEYLLRTLDPGRHPVVVMGDKANLKAA
- a CDS encoding glycosyltransferase family 39 protein — protein: MDRERDDAPRELPRFALGPVSVLAAVLAAVLTILSGRYGYHRDELYFLAAGDRPAWGYVDQPPLTPLLARAATTLFGDSPVGLRVPATLVFVAAVLVVALVARELGGDRRTQVVAAGLAGVSGQPLAVGHMVSTATFDLLAWLLICWLVLRLLRTGDGRWWLAIGLCVGVGLLNKYLVALLVVALLAAVLAVGPRRVLRSPWLLAGVAVALVVAAPNLWWQADHGWPQLTVAEGIGTDDGTENRILFVPEQLIYLSPLFVPVWVAGWLRLWRDPALRWARPAAVAYPLLCVLVVALGGKGYYVVPLLIVLLAAGCEPALAWTRQHGRTWPVVAVLVTVAINAMVTLPVLPKNSLAVPMALNKEQGEQVGWPALADATARGWSAIPVGERARAVVFTQNYGEAGALDRYGPARGLPRPYSGHMSYADWGPPPDSADGPVLLVRQEDADGIERYFTGCRRVARVDNGHGVENEEQGAAVVLCSGTTEPWSRLWPSLRHYY
- a CDS encoding peptide-N4-asparagine amidase produces the protein MRRQIIMSMLAGATLVASTLLGAAPAQSADAPAEFGTDWHDPVTVAPPVTRPDTTSCEVTVAEARFKDFTPYKGTYTPPSGCGDRWSKVVLRLDGKVKGRQFDRLGYLHIGGVEVLRTSTPQPSPDGIEWSVEKDVTRYSDTFRAGQGVEMLIGNVVDDTYTGIIDVKVTLTFYAAEPAATLHAGEPTAKTTPDRVLTLQDGTLTTPRNSERIVAEVYATGSGGGCEEYWYLTVPDAAPYSCKAGDGPYREVQIKVDGRLAGIAAPFPTVWTGGWSNPFLWYVIPGPRAFDIKPVEYDLTPFAGLLNDGRPHRIDVSVVGVPEGQSGWSTPVNVLVWQDAKSEHVTGKLTAHRAGDLDNSSTYTPGSEHRLDTVAGHRLTVAGYVDTSHGRVKTTVDRRLANTSVHRWTNGENTDALKGTWTDDETVTVAGRGPAKSARTHRTYTMDGTTALGAGDRLRTVLSLGDRAAVVETRGGRRTAWSRLDDSYAGDATYTANVPRDQRHAVGTTSERYRLYGPGGCYDRNLVTVQGTLTEDRKGC
- a CDS encoding cation:dicarboxylase symporter family transporter, which gives rise to MPPSVPSPPRRVARILRTSLFAQVACALVLGIVVGRLWPDTATTFQPLGDGFVRLIKTVISPLVFCVVVVGIAKAGNLKAFGRIGLKALIWFEIASTAALLIGLIAANVFAPGSGMNVDPSKLDASAVDDKTAGGALPSTTEFILNALPQSAVGAFAENSLLQVLVLACLTGAALLHLGRTKVPAILPAIEQVQEIIFAIVGFVMKLAPLAVFGAMVHLVGEYGLGVMKTYGKLIILCYAVAAVFLVLLGVALKLVTGLSLWKFVRYSRAELLLALGTASSETVMPRMMQKLRQAGARDDAVGLVLPTGYSFNLDGASIYLSIGTLFIAQAVGVDLSLSQQITVILVLMLTSKGMAGIPGSAFLALSATASSLGAIPAGAVALLLGVDRIMDSMRVVTNLLGNCVAVFAVSRWEGALDMDRAKKMLDGEIAFVEEDVEEDVEQDGSKPKTDVPAQTARADAPGKGEESAGTAEEPAEAKATASLAKGSAGGAS
- a CDS encoding MarR family winged helix-turn-helix transcriptional regulator; protein product: MDTPDADGLLAEQLLRLTRRVHRIQKRHLEKRGLGITPAQSRLLRTLAHYGSPPRMADLAERLEVVPRAVTTLVDGLEASGKVRRVPDPTNRRVIRIELTDDGRVALRELRSARRTAAEDILAPLTDDQRKVLGGLLNTLMDGTAVADDPKRDC
- a CDS encoding ABC transporter ATP-binding protein produces the protein MPRDEITWTPPPAKDGQPRQVRRILKLFRPYRGRLAVVGLLVGAASLVSVATPFLLKEILDTAIPQGRTGLLSLLALGMILSAVLGGVFGVLQTLISTTVGQRVMHDLRTAVYGRLQRMSLAFFTRTRTGEVQSRIANDIGGMQATVTSTATSLVSNLTGVVATIVAMVALDWRLTVVSLLLLPVFVWISRRVGNERKKITTERQKQMAAMAATVTESLSVSGILLGRTMGRSDSLTRSFADESESLVDLEVRSNMAGRWRMAVIGIVMAAMPAVIYWAAGVALQFGGPAVSLGTLVAFVSLQQGLFRPTVSLLSTGVQIQTSLALFQRIFEYLDLPIDITEPEEPVHLDQVKGEVRFEDVEFRYDDKSGPILDAIDITVPAGGSLAVVGSTGAGKSTLSYLVPRLYDVTGGRVTLDGVDVRDLDFDTLARGIGVVSQETYLFHATVADNLRFAKPDATDEELYEAARAAQIHDHIASLPDGYDTMVGERGHRFSGGEKQRLAIARTILRDPPVLILDEATSALDTRTELAVQKAIDALSANRTTLTIAHRLSTIRGADQIVVLDGGRTAERGTHEELLARGGRYAALVHRDAQLEPTR